A stretch of DNA from Dehalococcoidales bacterium:
TATACAAAGCCTATGGTGACAAGTCTGTGTCGGTGGTTAAGGAGAATCCCTATCGGCTAGCTCTTGATATCAGCGGCATTGGTTTCAAGACGGCGGACAAGATCGCCCGGAATATGGGGATTGACCCCAGTTCTCAGATAAGGGCTGAAGCCGGAATTGTACATGTCCTTAGCGAGTTGGTTGATGAAGGTCATGTTTACTATCCCTATGAAAAGCTGATGGATGCCGCGGCTTCACTGCTTGAGGTAAATCCTGGAATATTAAAGCCTGCTCTCGCGGCACTACAGGAGCAACGGAGGGTGGTGATTGACGAACTTATAGAGGATCGGGCAGTCTACCTTACTCCGCTCCACATCGCCGAGGTAAAGGTAGTCAGAAGGCTACAGACACTTATGGTCTCCCCAAGACAGCTCATCCCCGTAGATGTAGATGATTCCATCCAATGGGTGCAACAGGTAAGCCACATAGAACTGGCTGAGATGCAAAAAGAGGCTATCAGAAAGGCAATTACCAGTAAGGTGCTTGTCCTTACCGGCGGGCCAGGTACCGGAAAGACAACGCTGCTCAATTGCCTCATCAAGATACTGGAACGTAACGGTCAGCACATTCTGCTTGCTTCACCTACCGGTAGAGCCGCAAGAAGACTGGCTGAGGTGACCGGCAGGGAAGCAAAGACGATTCACCGGTTACTGGAATACAGCCCCAGCGAGGGTGGTTTCAAGAGGAATGATGAAAACCTTCTTGCAGCGGATCTCGTCGTAATTGATGAGGCGTCTATGGTGGATATTCTGCTTATGAACCATCTTCTCAAGGCAATACCGGTAACGGCCACTCTGGTACTGGTAGGCGATGTAGATCAGCTCCCCTCGGTTGGTCCTGGTAATATGCTCAAGGATGTAATTGCATCGGGCAAGGTGGAGACAGTAATACTGACCGAGGTATTTAGGCAAGCGCAGGAGAGCATGATCGTGGTTAATGCCCATCGTGTCAACCACGGCGAATTCCCATTAACAAAGCCGCCGCAGGGAA
This window harbors:
- a CDS encoding ATP-dependent RecD-like DNA helicase, with protein sequence YKAYGDKSVSVVKENPYRLALDISGIGFKTADKIARNMGIDPSSQIRAEAGIVHVLSELVDEGHVYYPYEKLMDAAASLLEVNPGILKPALAALQEQRRVVIDELIEDRAVYLTPLHIAEVKVVRRLQTLMVSPRQLIPVDVDDSIQWVQQVSHIELAEMQKEAIRKAITSKVLVLTGGPGTGKTTLLNCLIKILERNGQHILLASPTGRAARRLAEVTGREAKTIHRLLEYSPSEGGFKRNDENLLAADLVVIDEASMVDILLMNHLLKAIPVTATLVLVGDVDQLPSVGPGNMLKDVIASGKVETVILTEVFRQAQESMIVVNAHRVNHGEFPLTKPPQGKNSDFYFVSRDDPKQALEVVKELCANRLPRALHLNPLDDIQVMTPMHKGEAGVTNLNAELQTLLNPSGIELVRGGRHFRVNDKVMQIINNYEKEVFNGDIGRITAIETEEQTLTVKYEDRIVSYEWSQLDELVLAYAISIHKSQGSEYPAVIIPILPQHYIMLQRNLLYTAITRAKKMVILVGSARAIAIAVRNSRVQRRYTALSQRLTAQDA